Proteins encoded by one window of Polaribacter haliotis:
- a CDS encoding acyl carrier protein — protein sequence MTKEEIISKLTTIVKPYVQNEEGFKNMSEETDFIKDLEINSANLVDIILDVEDEFKIEIDNDSMEKMLSVKATVAIIQEKMNA from the coding sequence ATGACTAAAGAAGAAATAATAAGTAAACTAACTACAATTGTAAAACCTTATGTTCAGAATGAAGAAGGTTTTAAAAACATGTCTGAAGAAACAGATTTCATCAAAGATTTAGAAATAAATTCTGCAAATTTGGTAGATATTATTTTAGATGTAGAAGACGAATTTAAGATAGAAATAGACAACGATTCTATGGAGAAAATGTTGTCTGTAAAAGCAACTGTAGCAATTATTCAAGAAAAAATGAATGCCTAA
- a CDS encoding 4'-phosphopantetheinyl transferase family protein yields the protein MPNIGNDIVDLKFAKTESNWQRKGFLEKQFTKKEQEIILNASDSFLQVWQFWSMKESAYKCFTQQVEKRFFAPKKFECSITSKNEGFVIFEDLKFYTTTVINTSYIHTIAKSHQEKIEIFSSIGSSKNVDNDIKLKLAEKTGIPSEEIEKRKTTIGAPIYYHKEQKLTKSCSISHHGNYGAFAFTL from the coding sequence ATGCCTAATATTGGTAACGATATTGTGGATTTAAAATTCGCTAAAACCGAAAGTAATTGGCAACGAAAAGGGTTTTTAGAAAAGCAATTCACAAAAAAAGAACAAGAGATTATTTTAAATGCCAGTGATTCTTTTTTACAAGTTTGGCAATTTTGGTCCATGAAAGAATCTGCTTATAAATGCTTTACTCAACAAGTTGAAAAACGTTTTTTTGCGCCTAAAAAATTTGAATGTTCTATAACTTCCAAAAATGAAGGATTTGTAATTTTTGAAGATTTAAAATTTTATACAACAACAGTTATTAATACATCTTATATTCATACAATTGCAAAGAGTCATCAAGAAAAAATAGAAATATTTTCAAGTATTGGTTCATCAAAAAATGTTGATAATGACATTAAGCTAAAACTTGCTGAAAAAACCGGAATTCCATCAGAAGAAATAGAAAAAAGAAAAACTACAATTGGTGCTCCAATATATTATCATAAAGAACAAAAACTAACAAAATCATGCTCAATTTCTCATCATGGAAATTACGGAGCTTTTGCATTTACTTTATAG
- a CDS encoding M20/M25/M40 family metallo-hydrolase, translated as MKRFSTIVSVLIILGVIYWSFSDAKPSLESHTTNVETDFSIDNALQHLKNISKKAHFVGTEEHKEVQNYIKNELTKLGLETEIQTQTAINTKWFAATTTENIIARIKGSGNGKALMLLTHYDSNPHSSLGASDAGSGVVTILEGIRAFLAKNQTPKNDIIILISDAEELGLLGAQAFVDEHQWTKDVGLVLNFEARGSGGPSYMLMETNGKNSKLLSEFISAKPNYPATNSLMYSIYKELPNDTDLTVFREGANINGFNFAFIGDHFDYHTAQDSYERLDRETLLHQADYFTTTLNYFSNSNLTNLNSDEDFVYVNFPFIKLLNYPFSWVFPMLIIALLLFIILLFFGFSLNKISVKGVLKGFVPFLVSLILCGGISFGLWKLLLLIHPHYADILHGFTYNGYTYILAFVFLNLWLLFTIYKKTSKEEKTTNLLIAPIFIWFIINFIINSYLKGAGFFIIPVFSGLLILSISIFLDLEDKSKRILFTILSIPTIYIFAPLVKMFPVGLGLKILFVSAVFIVLVFGLMVLTFHQKKSFWTQKWSGILAILFFGIATYNSGFSIDNKKPNSLVYIQNSDAKTAYFGTYNNTLDSYTEQIFKDDFVKGGIENAETKSKYNTRFKFHKKTTFKNISSAEISIEIDTIIGAKRFLELAVIPNRKINKIEFLTKNALKIQQFKVNDVLVNNGKSYEVKNGTFLIYHLGNEDEEVVLSFAIKATEKLDLVINEISNDLLSNENFNIKPRTEEMMPMPFVTNDAIIITKKLKL; from the coding sequence ATGAAAAGATTTTCTACCATTGTTTCTGTTCTTATTATTTTGGGGGTTATTTATTGGAGTTTTTCTGATGCAAAACCTTCTCTAGAAAGCCATACAACAAATGTTGAAACGGATTTTTCTATCGATAATGCCCTTCAACATTTAAAAAATATTAGTAAAAAAGCACATTTTGTTGGAACTGAAGAACATAAAGAAGTTCAAAATTATATTAAAAATGAACTTACCAAATTAGGTTTAGAAACAGAAATTCAAACACAAACTGCCATAAATACAAAATGGTTTGCGGCTACAACTACCGAGAATATTATTGCACGTATTAAAGGTTCTGGAAATGGAAAAGCGTTAATGCTTTTAACTCATTACGATTCTAACCCACATTCTTCTTTGGGTGCAAGTGATGCAGGTTCTGGAGTGGTAACTATTTTAGAAGGAATAAGAGCTTTTTTAGCGAAAAACCAAACTCCAAAAAACGATATTATTATTTTAATTTCGGATGCTGAAGAATTGGGTTTATTAGGAGCACAAGCTTTTGTAGACGAACATCAATGGACAAAAGATGTTGGTTTGGTTTTAAATTTTGAAGCCAGAGGAAGTGGAGGTCCTTCTTATATGTTAATGGAAACGAATGGAAAAAACAGTAAATTACTATCGGAATTCATATCTGCAAAACCAAATTATCCTGCAACCAATTCGTTAATGTATTCCATTTATAAAGAATTACCAAACGATACAGATTTAACTGTTTTTAGAGAAGGAGCAAATATAAATGGATTCAATTTTGCGTTTATTGGCGATCATTTCGATTATCATACAGCACAAGATTCTTACGAACGTTTAGACAGAGAAACGCTCTTACACCAAGCAGATTATTTTACAACCACTTTAAATTATTTTTCAAATTCTAATTTAACAAACTTAAATTCTGATGAAGATTTCGTCTACGTAAATTTTCCGTTTATAAAATTATTGAACTATCCTTTTTCGTGGGTTTTTCCAATGTTAATAATTGCTTTACTGTTATTTATAATCTTATTATTTTTCGGGTTTTCGTTGAATAAAATATCAGTAAAAGGCGTTCTTAAAGGTTTTGTTCCCTTTTTAGTTTCATTAATTTTGTGTGGTGGAATTTCTTTTGGGCTGTGGAAATTATTATTGTTAATTCATCCACATTATGCTGATATTTTACACGGATTCACTTATAATGGTTACACATATATTCTTGCCTTTGTATTCTTAAATTTATGGTTGCTTTTCACGATTTATAAAAAAACTTCAAAAGAAGAAAAAACAACTAACTTATTAATTGCACCAATTTTTATTTGGTTCATCATCAATTTTATAATCAATAGTTATTTAAAAGGAGCTGGTTTTTTTATAATTCCTGTTTTTTCTGGATTGTTAATTTTATCAATCTCCATTTTCTTAGATTTAGAAGACAAATCGAAACGTATTTTATTTACTATTTTATCCATACCAACCATTTATATTTTTGCGCCTTTAGTAAAAATGTTTCCTGTTGGCTTGGGTTTAAAAATACTATTTGTAAGTGCTGTTTTTATAGTGTTGGTTTTTGGTTTGATGGTTCTTACATTTCATCAAAAAAAATCGTTTTGGACACAAAAATGGTCTGGAATTTTAGCCATTTTATTTTTCGGAATTGCAACTTACAATAGTGGTTTTTCTATTGATAATAAGAAACCTAATAGTTTGGTTTACATCCAAAATTCAGATGCTAAAACTGCTTATTTTGGAACCTATAACAACACTTTAGATAGTTATACTGAACAAATTTTTAAAGACGATTTCGTTAAAGGCGGAATAGAAAACGCAGAAACCAAAAGTAAATATAACACTCGTTTTAAATTTCATAAAAAAACAACTTTTAAAAATATTTCAAGTGCAGAAATAAGTATAGAAATAGACACTATTATTGGCGCAAAACGATTTTTAGAGTTGGCAGTTATTCCTAATAGAAAAATTAATAAAATAGAATTTCTTACCAAAAATGCGCTTAAAATTCAGCAGTTTAAAGTGAATGATGTTTTGGTAAATAATGGGAAATCTTATGAAGTTAAAAACGGTACTTTTCTAATTTATCATTTAGGAAATGAAGACGAAGAAGTTGTACTTTCTTTTGCTATAAAAGCAACTGAAAAATTAGATTTAGTTATCAATGAGATTTCTAACGATTTACTCAGCAATGAAAACTTCAATATAAAACCACGAACAGAAGAAATGATGCCAATGCCTTTTGTGACCAATGATGCGATTATTATTACCAAAAAATTGAAACTGTAA
- a CDS encoding ABC transporter ATP-binding protein, translated as MLKVQNISFSYSKKKPVLSDFNFTLNEGEHLCIMGESGCGKSTLLKAIYGLLDVQKGTIFWKENQVLGPKEHLVPGMDFFKYVAQDFDLMPFISVSENIKKHLSRFYPEESEKRTQELLEVIEMKAFENTKVKNLSGGQKQRVAIARALAKEPELLLLDEPFGQIDNFKKNSLRRRLFAYLKENNIACIVATHDKNDALSFADKLIVIQHQKIIANDSPKDIYNYPKEKYVASLFDDVNEILIDGKTVLLYPHQIKIVENSNEKATIKNSYFKGPFWLLEAEFKNQKVFFNHQTNLEGNTQINLLFDVNLSK; from the coding sequence ATGCTAAAAGTCCAAAATATTTCTTTCAGTTATTCCAAGAAAAAACCTGTTTTAAGTGACTTCAATTTCACTTTAAATGAAGGAGAACATTTATGTATTATGGGCGAAAGTGGTTGTGGAAAATCGACACTTTTAAAAGCAATTTATGGTTTATTAGATGTGCAAAAAGGGACTATTTTTTGGAAAGAAAATCAGGTTTTAGGTCCAAAAGAACATTTGGTTCCAGGAATGGATTTCTTTAAGTATGTAGCGCAAGATTTCGATTTAATGCCTTTTATTTCTGTATCTGAAAACATTAAAAAACACCTGTCTCGTTTTTATCCTGAAGAAAGCGAAAAACGAACACAAGAATTATTGGAAGTCATAGAAATGAAAGCTTTTGAAAACACGAAAGTCAAAAATTTAAGTGGCGGACAAAAACAACGTGTGGCAATTGCAAGAGCGCTCGCAAAAGAGCCTGAATTATTATTGTTAGATGAACCTTTTGGACAAATAGATAACTTCAAAAAAAACTCTTTAAGGAGGCGTTTATTCGCTTATTTAAAAGAGAATAATATTGCCTGTATTGTTGCAACTCACGATAAAAATGATGCACTTTCATTTGCGGATAAACTAATTGTAATTCAGCATCAAAAAATAATTGCCAACGATTCTCCAAAAGATATTTACAACTACCCAAAAGAGAAATATGTTGCATCTTTATTTGACGATGTAAATGAAATATTAATTGATGGAAAAACTGTTTTGTTATATCCTCATCAAATAAAGATAGTAGAAAACTCTAATGAAAAAGCAACTATAAAAAACTCGTATTTTAAAGGTCCTTTTTGGTTATTGGAAGCTGAATTTAAGAATCAGAAAGTATTTTTTAATCATCAAACCAATCTCGAAGGAAACACTCAAATAAACCTTTTATTTGATGTTAATTTATCAAAATAA
- a CDS encoding CBS domain-containing protein, protein MGIKSFQGKRDTSQAKEASQILVSDYMTTNLITFKAEDSLDHVIEQLITHKISGGPVVNDKNELIGIISETDCIKHISESKYYNMPTDINNTVGKYMVTDVDTIDKDMNVFDAAFKFISSHRRRFPVVENGKLIGQLSQKDVLKAAIKVDGNTWL, encoded by the coding sequence ATGGGAATTAAGAGTTTTCAAGGAAAAAGAGATACAAGCCAAGCAAAAGAGGCATCGCAAATTTTAGTCTCAGATTATATGACTACCAATTTAATAACTTTTAAAGCGGAAGATTCTTTGGATCATGTAATCGAACAATTAATTACCCATAAAATTTCTGGTGGACCTGTTGTAAACGATAAAAACGAATTAATTGGTATTATTTCTGAAACAGATTGTATTAAACATATTTCTGAAAGTAAGTATTATAATATGCCAACTGACATCAACAATACTGTTGGAAAATATATGGTTACAGACGTAGATACGATTGATAAAGATATGAATGTTTTTGATGCAGCATTTAAGTTTATTAGTTCTCACAGACGTAGATTTCCTGTTGTCGAAAACGGAAAATTAATTGGGCAATTAAGTCAGAAAGATGTTTTAAAAGCAGCGATTAAAGTAGATGGAAATACTTGGTTGTAG
- a CDS encoding 3-oxoacyl-ACP synthase, which produces MNLKEELFKQCEAFVNKRLQNVEEVISSNQKALQSETKSSAGDKHETGRAMLQLEMEKAGQQLAGISQMKEILNRIDVSKQSKNVHLGSIIFTEKANYFLSISTGKLTAFDKDFFAISVSSPIGKLLLGKQENESFNFNGNSIKILKIQ; this is translated from the coding sequence ATGAATTTAAAAGAAGAACTTTTTAAGCAATGTGAAGCGTTTGTGAACAAACGTTTACAGAATGTAGAAGAGGTAATTTCTTCTAACCAGAAAGCATTGCAATCGGAAACGAAAAGTTCTGCTGGCGACAAACACGAAACAGGTAGAGCAATGTTACAGTTAGAAATGGAAAAAGCGGGCCAGCAATTGGCAGGAATTTCTCAAATGAAAGAAATTTTAAATAGAATTGATGTTTCCAAACAATCTAAAAATGTACATTTAGGAAGTATTATTTTTACAGAAAAAGCCAATTATTTTCTATCAATTTCCACAGGCAAGCTAACAGCTTTCGATAAAGATTTTTTTGCGATTTCTGTTTCTTCTCCGATTGGAAAACTGTTGTTAGGAAAACAAGAAAATGAAAGTTTTAATTTTAATGGAAATTCAATAAAAATTCTTAAAATTCAGTAA
- a CDS encoding NAD(P)/FAD-dependent oxidoreductase — translation MKKKVSIIGGGSSALFVASFLDTKKFDVTIYEKNKTLGRKFLVAGKGGFNLTHSENITDFIERYTPSEFLKKALLNFDNNHFKDWLEEIGIETYIGSSKRIYPEKGIKPIEVLNAIISTLEKKNVAIKYNHTWLGFNAENELLFNKNQIVNSDYTIFALGGGSWKVTGSDGTWLDVFRNKGVSTTPFQVSNCAFGINWNSEFIKNFEGNPLKNIAITCDNKKQKGEAVITKFGLEGNAIYGLSPQIREALESNKKAQIYIDLKPTFTLDILTQKVKQSTYKNTTQVLKKELKLSEVQIGLLKNYLTKEAFLNEDLLIKNIKNFPLEITETANLDEAISTVGGISLNAVDHNFELKNLQNHFCIGEMLDWDAPTGGYLLQACASMGVLLAKNLNEKITEF, via the coding sequence ATGAAAAAAAAAGTATCGATTATTGGAGGTGGATCTTCAGCACTTTTTGTTGCTTCTTTTTTAGACACTAAAAAGTTCGATGTTACTATTTACGAGAAAAATAAAACCTTAGGAAGAAAGTTTTTAGTAGCAGGAAAAGGTGGATTTAACTTAACACATTCAGAAAATATTACTGATTTTATTGAACGTTACACACCTTCTGAATTTCTAAAAAAAGCCTTATTAAATTTCGATAATAATCATTTTAAAGATTGGCTTGAAGAAATAGGAATTGAAACTTATATAGGCAGTAGTAAACGAATTTATCCAGAAAAAGGCATCAAACCCATTGAAGTTTTAAATGCGATTATTTCTACTTTAGAAAAGAAAAATGTTGCCATAAAATACAACCACACTTGGTTGGGTTTTAATGCTGAAAATGAATTGCTGTTTAATAAAAATCAAATTGTAAATTCAGATTATACCATTTTTGCTTTGGGTGGAGGAAGCTGGAAAGTAACAGGATCTGATGGAACTTGGTTAGATGTTTTCAGAAATAAAGGTGTTTCAACAACACCTTTTCAAGTTTCTAATTGTGCTTTTGGTATTAATTGGAATTCGGAATTCATCAAAAATTTTGAAGGAAATCCTTTAAAAAATATTGCTATTACTTGTGATAATAAAAAACAGAAAGGCGAAGCTGTAATTACAAAATTCGGACTCGAAGGAAACGCAATTTATGGATTAAGTCCGCAAATTAGAGAGGCATTAGAATCCAATAAAAAAGCGCAAATTTATATCGATTTAAAACCAACTTTTACTTTAGATATTCTTACACAAAAAGTAAAACAATCTACTTATAAAAACACGACTCAAGTTCTAAAAAAGGAGCTAAAACTAAGTGAAGTCCAAATTGGATTATTAAAAAATTATCTCACAAAAGAGGCCTTTTTAAATGAAGATTTATTGATAAAAAACATCAAAAACTTTCCTTTAGAAATTACAGAAACCGCTAATTTAGATGAAGCAATTTCTACAGTTGGTGGAATTTCTTTAAATGCAGTTGATCATAATTTCGAGCTTAAAAATTTACAAAACCACTTTTGTATTGGAGAAATGTTAGATTGGGATGCTCCAACTGGTGGTTATTTATTGCAGGCTTGTGCAAGTATGGGTGTTTTGCTTGCAAAAAATCTAAATGAAAAAATTACTGAATTTTAA
- a CDS encoding beta-ketoacyl-[acyl-carrier-protein] synthase family protein translates to MSKRVVITGLGVVAPNGVGLTEFTKAIKSGKSGITFHQNLKDKGFSCCIGGIPEVSEEKISEYLSPLQLRGFNSTSILYGVMAGIDAWKDAGFAVDENSKIDYDSGIIFGTGTSGIEKFREAIYKIDDQNVRRLGSTSVVQTMASGISAYLGGILGFGNQVTTNSSACTTGTEALLMGFERIKNGKAKRMLVGSSSDSSLYTWGGFDAMRVMTYKHNESPEKGSRPMSETASGFVPGSGGGALVLESLESALERNATIYAEVLGGNINSGGQRNGGTLTAPNAEAVQKCITDAIADANISADEIDVINGHLTATSKDALEIENWTKALNRKGTDFPYINSLKSMVGHCLSASGAIESVASVLEIKEQFIFPNINCEDIHPEILNLISEAKIPSKIIEKNVHILAKASFGFGDVNACVIFKKYSK, encoded by the coding sequence ATGAGTAAAAGAGTTGTAATTACTGGTTTAGGAGTTGTTGCGCCAAATGGTGTTGGGTTAACTGAATTCACAAAAGCCATAAAATCTGGAAAATCAGGAATTACCTTTCATCAGAATTTAAAAGACAAAGGTTTTTCTTGCTGTATTGGTGGAATTCCAGAAGTTTCTGAAGAAAAAATAAGCGAATATTTATCGCCTTTACAATTGCGTGGTTTCAATTCAACCTCTATTTTATATGGAGTTATGGCAGGAATTGACGCGTGGAAAGATGCTGGTTTTGCTGTGGACGAAAACTCGAAAATAGATTACGATTCAGGCATTATTTTTGGAACAGGAACTTCAGGAATCGAGAAATTTAGAGAAGCAATTTATAAAATTGACGACCAAAATGTAAGACGTTTAGGAAGTACGTCAGTTGTGCAAACCATGGCAAGTGGAATTTCGGCATATTTAGGTGGAATTCTTGGTTTTGGAAATCAAGTAACCACAAATTCATCAGCTTGTACAACAGGAACAGAAGCATTGTTAATGGGTTTTGAGCGCATTAAAAATGGCAAAGCAAAACGAATGTTGGTAGGAAGTTCAAGCGATAGCAGTTTGTACACTTGGGGAGGTTTCGATGCAATGAGAGTAATGACCTACAAACACAATGAAAGTCCAGAAAAAGGCTCCAGACCAATGAGTGAAACTGCTTCAGGATTTGTTCCAGGAAGTGGAGGAGGAGCTTTGGTTTTAGAATCTTTAGAAAGTGCTTTAGAAAGAAATGCAACCATTTATGCAGAGGTTTTAGGAGGAAATATAAATTCTGGCGGACAAAGAAATGGCGGAACTTTAACTGCGCCAAATGCAGAAGCTGTTCAGAAATGCATTACAGACGCAATTGCAGATGCAAATATTTCTGCGGATGAAATAGATGTAATAAATGGGCATTTAACAGCTACTTCTAAAGACGCTTTAGAAATAGAAAATTGGACAAAAGCTTTAAATAGAAAAGGAACTGATTTTCCATATATAAATTCATTAAAATCGATGGTTGGACATTGTTTGTCTGCTTCTGGCGCAATTGAATCTGTGGCTTCAGTTTTAGAAATAAAAGAGCAGTTTATTTTTCCGAATATTAACTGTGAAGATATTCATCCAGAGATTTTAAATTTGATTTCTGAAGCTAAAATCCCATCTAAAATTATTGAAAAAAACGTACATATTTTAGCAAAAGCAAGCTTTGGTTTTGGTGATGTAAATGCTTGTGTTATCTTTAAAAAATATTCAAAATAA
- a CDS encoding 3-hydroxyacyl-ACP dehydratase FabZ family protein — MKSSEIINLLPYQKPFLFVDEITDISENGVTGSYKFNENEFFYEGHFEDNPITPGVILTETMAQIGVVCLGIFLLKNEISSDKKPQIALTSNNIDFFLPVFPNEKITVISTKEYFRFHKLKCSVKMMNSKNELVCRGTISGMIIAK; from the coding sequence ATGAAATCATCAGAAATTATAAACCTTTTACCATATCAAAAACCTTTTTTGTTTGTTGATGAAATTACTGATATTTCAGAAAACGGAGTTACAGGAAGCTACAAATTTAACGAAAACGAATTCTTTTACGAAGGGCATTTTGAAGACAATCCAATAACGCCAGGTGTTATTTTAACAGAAACCATGGCGCAAATTGGCGTGGTTTGTTTGGGCATTTTTTTATTGAAAAATGAAATTTCTTCGGATAAAAAACCACAGATAGCATTAACTTCAAACAATATAGATTTCTTTTTACCAGTTTTTCCAAACGAAAAAATTACTGTAATTTCAACAAAAGAATATTTTCGCTTTCATAAATTAAAATGTTCTGTAAAAATGATGAATTCCAAAAACGAACTCGTTTGTAGAGGGACAATTTCTGGAATGATAATCGCTAAATAA